The sequence GTAATTAACAACAATActcgcaacaacctcaacaAGCAAGAGGATCCTCCCTGTCAGAACTTGTGCACCAAATGGAACAACAACAAGTGAAATTCCAGTAGGAGACTGAAAAATTCATGATGGAGACAAGGggaggaatgcagaatgtgaATGTCCAACTGTCACATCTTTCCCAAGCGGTGGCTCGCCTGGAAAGAAAACAAGGAGAACTTCCTGCCCAAGTGGAGGTAAAGAAAGTAAACGCTGTGACACTCAGGAATGGAAAGGAATTACCGAAGTAGTTGGAAAGAAAACTTAGGAGGAACCGGAGGTTAGTGAGGAATTCAGAATGGGGTCAGCAGATGAGGAAGAATTAGCCCAAGAGAGGGAAGCCAAGAAGAAAGCAGCAGAGAAAGGCAAAGAAAAATTGAGACATGTTGAGCCCATAATTCCTTACCCAGGCAGAATGGCCAAAGacaagaaaagaaagaattgaCCGAATTGGTGAAAATCTTCAAAAAGGTGGAAGTCAATATGCCTCTTCTGGTCGCACTACACTCTATGCCCAGATGCGCGAAATTCCTAAAGGAACTTTGCATTCGGAAGGTAAAATACACTGATGATGCTAAGTTTCAGGTGGGCGAGTCAGTATCCGCAGTCTTGCAATGAGATATGCCCATAAAGTGTGGAGATCCAGGGATGTTCTACATTCCTTGTGTGATAGGAACCATGAAGGTGGATAAGGCAATACTCGACCTAGGGGCATCCATTAATGTTATGCCTTTATCCATGTATCAGGACCTGGAGATAGGACCACTGAAGCCTACCCGAGTGGTAATTCAACTGGCAGATAGGTCAAATGTGTACCCAGAGGGAATACTGGAGGACGTTTTGGTCAAGGTGGAGGAACTCATTTACCCAGCAGACTTCTACATCCTTGACATGGGGAAGTCAAAAGCACACGACCAGTTATGCTTTTAGGGAGACCCATTCTCAAAACTACCAGGACACGCATcgattgtgatacgggcaaATTGACATGCCAATTCGAGGGAGAGACAATGACTTTCGATATATATAGTTCCATGAAGCATCCAGCCAACATAGAGATGGTGAAAAGTGTCGACATAATCGAAGGGGTCGTTGAGGAGGAATTGCCCAGAACGACACTCAGGGAACCCCTCGATGCGATAATCCAGAACAATATCACCGAGGAAGATATTCAGGAGGAGCAACTAAAAGAGGCGGTGCAAATGCTTAATGCTTGGAGCGAAGAAATCAACCACACGGAAGCTCTGAACATCCCCACCTTGAAGGCTGAAGATCGATTGGTGCCTTCACTCCATAGAGCACCCAAGCTCGAACTGAAGTCTATGCCCAAACATCTCAAGTACATCTTTTTGGGCGACAATGACACTTTGCCTGTAATCATAAAACTCAGAGCTAACACCAGAAAACGAAATCAAAGTTAAGAAGACCCTGGGTAAATATAAGGAAGCTATTGGATGGACACTTGCCGATATCAAGGGCATAAGCCCTACAGTGTGTATGCACCACATATTGCTAGAAGAAGATGCAATCCCAGTCCGAGATCCCCAGAGGAAGCTAAATCCAGCCATGAAGGAAGTCGTGATGAAGGAGATATTCAAACtattggatttgggcataatataccAGTGTTCGATAGTAGATGGGTGAGTCCAGTGcacgttgtgcccaagaagtcTGGCATACAAGTGGTGGAGAATGAATTTCAGGAATTGATCGCTACAAGGTTACAAATCGGCTGGAGGGTATGTATCGACTACCGCAAGCTCAATCAGAAGACAAGAAAtgatcactttcctttgcctTTCATTGATGAGATGCTCGAAAGACTTGCGGGAAatcaatatttttgttttttggatGGATACTCGGGATATATGCAGATTTGGGTTGTAGAGGAGGACCAAGGCAAAACCACGTTTACTGGCCAACCATTTTCAAAGTCAGTTACACAGTTTGCAAGAACTGCCCACAATGCCAAAGAGAAGGGAACATAACAGAAGGAATGAAATTCCCATGATCCCAATCATGCCCGTGGAAATATTTGACATATGGGGAATGGATTTCATGGGACCCTTGCCCAGTTTGAGAGGGAACTTGTACATCCTacttttggtggattatgtctccAAATGGGTGGAGGCAAAGGCTTCTCCGACGAACGACTCAAAGGTAGTGGTGAATTTTTTGAAGATGAATATTTTTTGCAGGTTTGGTGtgcccagagcaatcatcagTGATCAGGGATCCCACTTTTGCAATTTCTCGGTCGAAAGCCTGTTCAAAAAATATGGAGTTCAACATCGGGTCTCAACAGCCTACCACCACAAGCCAATGGTCAGGCAGAACTATCAAATCGCATCATCAAAATAATCCTGCGAAAGACCGTTGGCCCAACAGGGAAGGACTGGAGTTTAAAGCTGGAagatgccttatgggcatatcgTACCGCATACAAGACTCCGTTTGGAATGTCACCATATAGAATGGTGTATGGCAAGAGGTGCCACCTACCGGTAGAACTGGAGCACAAGGCTTTTTGGGCAGTCAATAAGGTGAACTATGACTGGAATAAAGCAGGGCAAGCAAGGAGGCTTGAGATTCAAGAGTTAGAGAAAATCAGAAGAGAGGCATATGACAATGCAGTTCTCTACAAGGAAAGAATGAAGAAAAGCCACGATGCCCTGATCACCAACAAGCAGTTCAGCTTTGGGCAAAAGGTACTTTTGTACCAAACTCGGTTCAAATTTGCCAAAGGCAAGCTGAGTACTAAATGGACTGGACCATTTGAAGTACAAGCCCAATTCCCAAATGGGGCCGTCGAAGTCAAGAATCCAAAGTCAGGAGCAGTGTTCAAGGTGAATGGACAGAGACTGAAAGCCTATTATGGGCACAAACCAAACATTGGGGCGGAGCTAGATCCTTCCCTAGCAACAAATCACCTGGGATAACTTAGAGGTACTGCGTCATGCTCAGGACGATAAATAGAGCACTGGCCAGGAGGTAACTTGGTGTtttagtttttctttcttttatcttCTCACAAGTTTGTTTCTTTCTGTGTTTTGCCTAGGAACTAGGTTTTGCCCACAGCTGTGGGCAGGTTTGAGTTTCCCGTCTTCGCGGGAGTTTGAAATTCATTGTGCAGGAACCAAGAGAATGAGTTTTGGGCAGAAGCAATCCAG comes from Salvia miltiorrhiza cultivar Shanhuang (shh) chromosome 3, IMPLAD_Smil_shh, whole genome shotgun sequence and encodes:
- the LOC131018654 gene encoding uncharacterized protein LOC131018654; the encoded protein is MVYGKRCHLPVELEHKAFWAVNKVNYDWNKAGQARRLEIQELEKIRREAYDNAVLYKERMKKSHDALITNKQFSFGQKVLLYQTRFKFAKGKLSTKWTGPFEVQAQFPNGAVEVKNPKSGAVFKVNGQRLKAYYGHKPNIGAELDPSLATNHLG